In Blastococcus saxobsidens DD2, the genomic stretch CGCCGCGGCCCGGCAGTCGTCGGTCCTACGGGCGAATCGGCCGTCCTCCGGACGGCGGATCCGGCTGGCCGGATCCGTCCTGCGGAGGACCCGGAAACGGCCCTGGCATGGCTACCGTTCGCCGCATGTACTGGCCCCGCTCCGCCCGCGCGGCCGACGCCGTCGTGGTGGCGGTGCTGGCCGTGTGGGGACAGGCGTCGGTGTGGGTGACCGACGTCCCCGCCGTCGCCGCCGACCGGCCGGTGCACGCCCTGCTGGCCTTCGTGGCCACGGCGCCGCTGTTCGTCCGCCGCTACCGGCCCCTGCTCGCCCTGCTGCTCGTCTTCGGCGCGGGCTGGCTGCACGACCAGCTGGGGGGCACGTCGGGCCTGCTGTGGTTCGGCCTCTGCCTGGCCCTGTACGCGCTCGGCGCGCACGCCGACCGGTGGCCGGCCATTGCGGGCTCGGTGGTCGTCGCGGTGGGCATCCTCACCTACGACGTGCCGCGGCTGCTCGCCGGTGACCCGCTCGACGAGGTGCTGCCCGCCTGGTTCATCCTCGCCGGACTGGTGGGCCTCGGCCGCTGGATGCGGCACCGCCACCGCGAGACCCGGCAGCTCCAGGCGCGGGCGTCCCTGACCGACCAGGAGATGGCCGAGCAGGCGGCCCGCGCGGTGTCCGACGAGCGCGCCCGCATCGCGCGGGAACTGCACGACCTGGTCGCGCACAGCATGGGGGTGATCGTGATCCAATCCCAGGCCGGCCAGCGCGCGATGGGGGACCGCCCCGACCTGGCCCGCAGCGCGCTGTCGTCGATCGAGACCGCGGGCCGCCAGGGCATGGCCGAGATGCGCCGGCTGCTGGGCCTGCTCACCGGTGGGGACGACGGCACGGTGGCGCCGCAACCGAGCCTCCAGGACCTCGGTGACCTGGTCGACCGGGTGCGGCGAGCGGGCACGCCGGTCGAGCTGACCGTGACCGGTGACCTCGCCGCACTGCCGGCGGGTATCGACCTCGCGGCCTACCGGATCGTGCAGGAGGCACTGACCAACGTGCTCAAGCACGCCAGACCGGCCACCGCGCAGGTGGTCATCCGTGCGGTCGGCGGGGTGGTGGACGTGGAGGTCTGCGACGACGGCCACGAGGATGCCGGGGAACCGGCAACGGGCACTGGGCACGGCCTGGTGGGCATGCGCGAGCGTGCCGCGCTGTACGGCGGCAGCGTGCAGGCGGGCCGCCTGCCGGACGGCGGCTACCGGGTGCGGGCGCGGCTCGCGGTCGACGGGACGCCGGCGTGACCATCCGCGTGCTGATCGTCGATGACGAGGAACTCGTCCGCACCGGCCTGCGGCTGATCCTCGAGGCCGAGCCCGATCTGACCGTCGTCGGCACCGCCCCGGACGGCGGCTCGGGGGTGGCCGCGGCCCGGCGGTTCCGGCCGGACGTCGTCCTCATGGACATCCGCATGCCTGGACTCGACGGACTGGCCGCCACCCGCCGGCTCCTGGGCGACCCGGACGGCGTCCCGTGCAAGGTCGTCGTCCTGACCACCTTCGACGTCGACGAGCACGTCTACGAGGCGCTGCGCGCCGGGGCCAGCGGCTTTCTGCTCAAGGACGTACCGGCCGACCAGCTCGTGCACGCGATCCGGGTGGCGGCGGCGGGGGAGGCGCTGCTCGCACCGTCGGTGACCCGGCGGCTGATCGCCGCGTTCACCCGCCGTGCGCCGGCCCCGACCGGTCCGCCACCGGCCGGGCTGGCCGACCTGACCTCCCGGGAGGTGGAAGTGCTGGAGCTGCTCGCGGATGGGCTGTCCAACGCCGAGATCGGCCGCCGGCTGTTCGTCGGCGAGGCCACGGTAAAGACGCACGTCGCGCGGGTGCTCGCCAAGCTCGGCGTGCGGGACCGCGTCCAGGCGGTGATCGTCGCGTTCCGGACGGGCCTGGTGCCCGTCGACCGCGATCCCCCGGGGTGAACCGGCGTCAGGGCACGCGGGTGGGGTCGAGGTGGCGCAGCAGCGTCTCCCCGAAGTCGCGCATGGCGGTCACCTGCTCAGGAGAGAGCCGGTCGAACAGCTCGCGGCGGACGCCCTCCACGTGAATGGGGGCGGCGTACTCCAGCGCCTCGAAGCCGTCGTCGGTCAGCACGGCCAGCTGTCCGCGCCCGTCGTCGGTGCAGACCTGGCGGCGCACCCAGCCGCGCTCCTCGAGCCGGGAGACCGCGTGGGAGAGGCGGCTGCGGGAGGACAGGCACCGGTCGGCGAGCTCGCTCATCCGCATCATCCGCTCGGGCGCCTCCGAGAGGGCCACCAGGATCTCGTAGTAGGCGTGCGAGATCCCGGTGCGGTGGGTGAGTTCCCGGTCCAGCCGGTGCTGCAGCAGCTGCGCGCTGTACAGCCAGGCGCGCCATGCCTTCTGCTCCTCCGCGTCGAGCCAGCGGGGCTCACCCGTGGGGAGGGACTCCGAGGACAGCGACGCGCTCATGGGCACAGGATACTGGCGGAATAGTCAAGCGCTCAACTACGCTAGGCACCGAGACAAGGTCACACGCTCAACCACTGGGAGACACCATGACCGCCAGCACCGTCCAGATCCCCGGCTACGTCGTCGGCACCTGGGACATCGACGCCAGCCACTCCACGGTCGGCTTCTCCGTCCGCCACATGATGGTCAGCAAGGTCCGGGGCTACTTCCGCGAGTTCTCCGGCGAGATCACGACCGCCGAGGACCCGACGCAGTCCCGCGTGGACGCGACGATCAACATGGACTCGATCGACACCCGCCAGGAGCAGCGCGACGCGCACATCAAGTCTGCTGACTTCTTCGATGTCGGCAACCACACGGTGATGACCTTCCGGTCCACCGCGGTGAAGACCGACGGCGCCGACTGGACCGTCGAAGGTGAACTCACTCTCAAGGGCATCACCAAGCCGGTCACCCTGGGACTCGAGCTCAACGGCTTCGGACCCGACGCCTACGGCGGCACGCGCGCCGGCTTCAGCGCCAAGACCGAGATCTCCCGCAAGGAGTTCGGCGTGGACATCGACATGCCGATGGACGGCGGCGGCGTCGTCGTCGGCGACAAGATCACCGTCGAGCTCGAGATCGAGGCCGTGCTCCGCACCGCCTAATACCGCTGGAACGGTGTGCACGGATGTGCAGGTCAAGGCCAAGAACCTGCACATTTCCGCGCACTGTCCGGTGTGAAGAACGCCCACGAGGGCCCCGGACGCCGCTGCGTCCGGGGCTCTCGCGCATCAGGACTCGCTCGTCGACAGGGACACTGGGGGACATGTCGACCTCCGCTCTCGCCCGCGTCCCCGCGTCTCTTCTCGTCGCCGTCGGGCTCGCCGCCGGCTTCGGGATCGCCCAGGGCACCGGGATCCGGGCGCTGGGCGGGGCGGTGTTCGCCGCCTGCGGCGTGGGTGCGGCCTGGATCGCGTCCCGGCGGCGCGGGGCCGGGGTGACCGCGGGGCTGGCGGTGCTCTACGTCGGGGCCTTCGTCCTGGCCCACGTGCTGGCCCTCGGCGCCGGTTTCCCGGCCTGGTTCGCCGTGAGTCTGGTCACTGTTGCCGCCGCAGGGGTCACCTTCGGGGTGGTCGACCGGTCGCGGGAGACGGTGCCCGTCCGCTGAGCACCTAGAGTGGCGGGAAGGTCGCGGCCGCTGCGGCTGTTGTCCTGATGCCCGCGCGCGTCCGCGCGGTGCGCTCCCGAACTCCCGAGGTGCCCTTCCGCATGCCCACTCGCGACGACCTGCGCAACGTGGCGATCATCGCCCACGTCGACCACGGCAAGACCACCCTGGTCGACGCCCTCCTCCGCCAGGCGGGCGCCCTCGGGCGGTCCAAGGGCGAGGGCACGGACAACGACTCCACGCAGGACCGCGTGATGGACTCGATGGACCTCGAGCGCGAGCGCGGCATCACCATCCTCGCGAAGAACACCGCGATCCGCCTGGCCGACGAGAACGGCAACCCCGTCGTCGTCAACATCGTCGACACCCCCGGCCACGCCGACTTCGGTGGGGAGGTCGAGCGCGGCCTGTCGATGGTCGACGGCGTCGTCCTGCTGGTGGACGCCTCCGAGGGGCCCCTCCCGCAGACCCGGTTCGTGCTGCGCAAGGCCCTCGCCAAGGGGATGCCGGTCATCCTCGCGGTGAACAAGACCGACCGCGGCGACGCCCGGATCGCCGAGGTCGTCGACGAGTGCTACGAGCTGTTCATGGAGCTGATGGAGGACGCCGGCATGGACGCCGACGCCCTCGAGTTCCCGATCGTCTACTGCAACGGGCGCACCGGGCAGGCGTCGCTGAACCGTCCCGAGAACGGCACCGTGCCGGACAGCGCGGACCTCGGCCCGCTGGTGAAGACGCTGCTGGAGACCGTTCCGGCGCCGACCTACGACGCCGAGGAGCCGCTGCGCGCGCAGGTCACCAACCTCGACGCCTCACCGTTCCTCGGCCGGCTGGCCCTGCTGCGCGTCCACTCCGGTGAGATGAAGCGCGGCCAGCAGGTGGCCTGGTGCAAGGTCGACGGCACCATCAAGAACGTCAAGATCACCGAGCTGCTCGTCACCGAGGGCCTCACCCGCACCCCGGCCGAGAGCGCCGGCCCGGGCGACCTGGTGGCCATCGCCGGCATCGAGGACATCATGATCGGCGACACCCTCGCCGACCCGAACGACCCGCGCCCGCTGCCGCCGCTGACCGTCGACGAGCCGTCGATCTCGATCACCATCGGCATCAACACCTCACCGATCTCGGGCAAGTCGGGCAAGAAGCTCACCGCCCGGCTGATCAAGAACCGCCTCGACCAGGAGCTGGTCGGCAACGTGTCGGTGCGCATGCTGCCCACCGACCGGCCCGACACCTGGGAGATGCAGGGCCGCGGTGAGCTGGCGCTGGCCATCCTGGTCGAGCAGCTGCGGCGGGAGGAGTTCGAGCTCACCGTCGGCCGCCCGACCGTCGTCACCAAGACCATCGACGGCACGCTGCACGAGCCGGTCGAGCGGGTCACCATCGACGTCCCCGGCGAGTACGTCGGCACCCTGACCCAGGCACTGGCCACCCGGCGCGCACGCCTGGAGAACCTGGTGCACCACGACACCGGCTGGGCGCGGATGGAGTACATCGTCCCGTCCCGCGGGCTCATCGGGTTCCGCACCGAGTTCCTCACCGAGACCCGCGGCACCGGCGTCCTCAACCACAACCTCGAGGGCTACGAGCCGTGGCTGGGCGACATGCGCGCCCGCCCGACCGGCTCGCTGGTCGCCGACCGCCAGGGCGTGGCGACGACGTACTCGATGTTCTCGCTGCAGGAGCGCGGCTCGCTCATGGTCCAGCCGGGCACCGAGGTGTACGAGGGCATGATCGTGGGTGAGAACTCCCGTCCGGACGACATGGACGTGAACATCACCAAGGAGAAGAAGCTCACCAACATGCGCAAGTCCACCTCCGAGGAGCTGGAGCGGCTGATCCCGCCGCGCATCCTGAACCTGGAGCAGGCGCTGGAGTTCTGCGCCGAGGACGAGTGTGTCGAGGTCACCCCGGCCACCGTGCGCATCCGCAAGGTGGTGCTCGACCAGACCGAGCGCGGCAAGGCCAAGAACCGGAAGCCCAAGCCCGTCTGATCTCCCCCGCTCGCCCCGCTGACGGCCGAGTGCGCAGTGGTGGTCGCGACATCCCGCGACGCGCCGTGTTCGACGGCGCCGGCTGCGCACTCGGCCGTTCGCGTCTCCGACCCCGCCGGCGTCGTGGTCGGCAGGTCACGAATCGTGATGACCGGCCGTGCGGCGGAGACCCGCCCACCGGGTGCACCAGGGGCACCGCGCGCCACGCCCCCTAGCTTCATCTCGGGGGCACCTGTCCTCTGCCGAACGATGAACGACGAGAGGCGGCCGAGCGCTGATGGCGACGACCACGGTTCCGGTGTCCGAGGGCTTCCGGGGTGGGATCGACGTCCGGGTGAGTCTGCGGGCCGACGCCGGCTCCGGGGGCTCGGCGTTCGACGGCGCCTGGTTCCCGCGCAGTCGTGACCTCGCCGTGGAGCTGCCCGAGCTCGTCGCCGCCCTGGAGCGCCGGGGGGTGCGGGTGGAGCGGTTCACCTACGCCCTCGAGGCCTGGGCGCCGGCCCCCCGCAAGCTCGAGGTGCTGGGCCGCACCGTGCGTGCGGGCGGCTTCCGCAGCATGGATGCCCAGGTCGTGTGCCTCACCTGGGCCGGAGGGAACCGGCGGGCCGACCTGCTCGTCGTCCCGCCGGAGACCGACGTGCTCACCGGCGCCCGGGCGCTACGCCTGTGCACCCGGCGTGGCCTGCCGCCGTCGCCGCAGATGGTGCTCGCCGCAGCCCGGTCCACCCCGCTGCCGCAGGTGCCGGAGTACCCCCGGGCCGGATAGGACGCCCGTCGTACCGGAGTCCTCCGATCGCCGCACGAGCCACCGGGCGCGGTGGCATGGGGCGGTGCCGGGCGGGCTCGACGAGGTATTCCACCCACCCGCGGCTGCCCACCTGTCGCCGCGATGATCAGGGTCCCTGATCCCGGATCGGGGGTGGGTCAGTCGCGGGGTGCGCTGGGGCGGCCCGCGCCGACGGGCTCCTCGCCGGCGTGCGCCGGCGCGTCGACGTTCGGCTCGGCGACCGCGTCGGCGGACTCCACGGCGCGGTCCTTGCGGTACTCGCGGTAGGAGTGGACGACGGCCGCGACCCACACGGCGGCGAGGACCGCGTAGATCGCCCAGCTCACGGCATCTTCGGCGTCGACCCACTCGCTGCGGAGCAGCGTCCGGACGTTGGTCAGCACGATCATGCCGCCGACGAGGGAGCCGAGCAGCCGCGGCGGGATGTGCCGCACCAGCCACGCGGCGATCGGGGCCGCGACCAGCCCACCGGCGAGGAGCCCGGCGACCCACAGCGGGTCGATGCCCTGCGACCCGAGCGCCAGCAGGAAGCCGAGGCTGGCGGCCAGCGCGACCAGGAACTCGGAGGTGTCGATCGAGCCGATGACCTTGCGGGGCTCCATCCGGCCGCTGGCCAGCAGTGCCGGCGTGCCGACCGGGCCCCAGCCACCGCCACCGGTGGCGTCGACGAACCCGGCGACCAGGCCCAGCGGGCCGAGGAACCGCTTCCGGATCGGCTTGCCGATGTTGCGCCGGTCGATGCCGCGCAGGGTGAAGCGCACGAGGATGTAGGCGCCCAGCGAGACCAGGATCAGCGACATGACCGGCGCCGCGGCCGCCGTGGAGAGCGCGGAGAGGAAGTGTGCGCCGGCGAACGCACCCACTGCGCCCGGGAGGCCCACCTTGGCGACGACCTTCCAGTCCACGTTGCCGAACTTCCAGTGCGACAGCCCCGATGCCAGGGTGGTGCCGATCTCGGCGAGGTGGATCGTGGCCGAGGCGGCAGCCGGGTTGGTGCCGATCGCCAGCAGCAGCGTCGTCGAGGTGACGCCGTAGGCCATGCCGAGGCTGCCGTCGACGAGTTGGGCGCCCAGGCCGGCGAGGGCGAGCAGGATGAGGGTCTTCACGGGTACTGACTCCGGGTCTCAGAGCGCGGGCGCGCAGCAGCGCGCACGGGGAGATGAGCGAGACGGGGAAGCGCCGGGACGGCGCGGGGAATCAGCAGGCCGGACAGGCGGCGGTGCAGACGCGCAGCAGATCGACGTGCCGGCGGCTCACCAGGAGCAGCATCGTCGTTCGCGTCACGGGTCAATGTCTACCAGATCGATGCACTTATGCGCATTCGGGGCCCACGCGACGGGACGGCGGCGCCGCCTGCCGGCGGACGCCCCCGCCTCGGGTGTGACGGGGTCGGCCCGGACCCGCCCGATCTCAGCTCTGCGCCACGTCGCGCCCCGGGGTGCTCCCGTTCACCCCGCCGAGGGACGAGACGAGGTCGGCGCGGGCCCGTGCGACGCGGGACCGGATCGTGCCCACGGGGCAGCCGGCGACCTCGGCGGCCTCGGCGTAGGAGAGCCCGAGCAGCTGGGTCAGGGCGAAGGCCTCGCGCCGGTCCGGCTCCAGGCGGCCCAGCAGGTCGGTGACGGCGGCGCCCTCGGCGACCGCGTCCCCGCCGCTCTCCGGCGCCAGCAGTTCCAGATCCGCCGCCTCGCGGACCAGCGTCAACCGGCGCCTGCGGCGGGTCCGCAGCGCATCGGCGCACACCCGCCGCGCGATGGTGAGCAGCCAGGTCCGGACCGACGACCGGGCCTCGAAGCGGTGCAGCGAGCCGAACGCCCGCAGGTAGGTCTCCTGGGTGAGGTCATCCGCCGCGTCCCGGTCGCCGAGGGTCGCGCACAGCCGCCAGACGTCGGACTGGGTGGCCCGCACGAGGGCCGCCGCGGCCAGCGGATCGCCCTCGGCGGCGTCCGCGGCGAGGCGAGCCAGGTCGTCCATGTCCTCGGAAGTGGTCGGCGTCACCGGTGCGCCCGGGAACCGGACGGCGTCCGGATGCGACTAATGAACCATGTCGTGCCTGACCTGCCGCGAGGCGCTGTCCGCCCGCCTGGACGGCGAGCCGCTCGGGATCCCGGCCCGCGAGCTCGACGCGCACCTCGCCGCCTGCCCCGGCTGTTCCGCGTGGGCCGGCCACGCCGAACGGGTCACCCGCCGGGCGCGGCTGGCGCCTGCGCCGCCCGTGCCGGACCTGACCGCCACGGTGCTGGCCGCGCTGCCCCGGGAGCTGCCCGGGGCGCGGGCGGCCGCTCGGGCCCGGCTGGCGGACACCGCGCTGCGCCTGGTGCTGCTGGCCGTCGGTGTCGCGCAGGCAGCGCTGGCCTGGCCGGTGCTCGTGTCGGGCGCCGGAGCCATGAGCGCACCGGTCCACATGGCACGCGAGAGCGGCGCGTGGAACCTGGCGGTGGCCGCGGCCTTCCTCGCCGTCGCGGCGGCTCCGTGGCTGGCCGCGGGTGCGCTGCCCTTCCTGGGGACCTTCGTCGCCCTGCTGCTGCCGGTGACGGTGGCCGATCTGCGCGCCGGCCACGTGCACGCCGACCGGGCGGGAGCCCACCTGCTGCTCCTGGCGGGGGTGGCCCTGGTCGCGACGCTGGCGTGGCGCGGACGGCAGCGCCGGGGCCTCCGTTCCGTCGCCGACCGGCCGGTCGCCGCGTGAGGCGCGCCGCCGTCCTCCTGGTCCTGCTCGTGGCCGGCTGGCTGGCCGTGGGCGTCGGCGTGGCCGGCCCGGCCGCCGCGCACGCCACCCTCATCTCCACCGACCCGGGGGAGGGGGCGCGGCTGGGGGAGGCGCCCGAGGAGGTCACCCTGCGGTTCACCGAGGGGATCTCGCTGGGCGCCGGCTACGCCCGGGTGCTGGGCGCCGACCAGCAGCGGGTCGACGCCGCTACCGCGACGGTCGAGGGTGAGGTCCTCACCATCCCGTTGCGCGGCGACCTGCCCGACGGCGGCTACCTCGTGACGTACCGGGTGATCTCCGCCGACTCCCACCCGATCTCGGGCGCGTTCTCCTTCGTCGTCGGCGACGGCGAGCTGCTGACCGCCGGAGCCGGCGAGGAGATGAGCGGCACCGACCCCCTGGTCGCGCTGCTGCTGCCGGTGGCCCGCTGGGTCGGGTACGCGGGGCTGGCTCTCGCGCTGGGCGTGCCGGTCCTCCTCGCGACGTGCTGGCCGGGCGGGTGGCGGTCGGCACTCCTGGCCCGGATGGCAGGCGGCGGCGCGGTCGCCGTCGCCCTCGCCGCCCTCGCCACCTTCCTCCTCCAGGGGCCCTACGCCGCCGGTGCGGGGCTGGGCGCCGCGGTCGATCCGGCGCTGCTGGGCGCGACCGTGCGCTCGGGCGCCGGCTGGGCCGCGCTCGCCCGGGTCGCCCTGGCGCTCGCGCTGCTGGTGGCGCTCCGCTCGGTGTGGCGGCGGGGTGGTCCGGGATCGCCGGCCCGGCTGGCGGTGCCCGGGGTGCTCGCCGGAGGTCTGGTGCTGGCCACCGCCGCGGTGGGGCACCCGGTCGCCGGGCCGTGGCCGGTGCTGGCCGTCCTGGTCGCGGCCGTGCACGTCGGGGCGATGTCGGTCTGGCTCGGTGGGCTGGCCGCGCTGCTGGCCACCGCGCTGCGGCCGGGAACGGGGCCGACCGACCCGGCCGCCGTGCTGCCGGCGTTCTCCCGGCTGGCGTTCGGCTCGGTGGTCGCCCTCGTCGTGTCGGGCGTCGTGCAGTCGGTGCGCGAGGTCGGGTCCCCGACGGCGCTGGTCGAGACCACCTACGGCCAGCTGCTCGCCGGGAAGATTCTGCTCGTCGTCCTCCTGCTGGCCGCCGCCGGCGTCTCCCGGGTGTGGGTGCAGCAGCGCCTGGGCATCCGCCGCGCCCGCCGTGGCCGAACGGTTGCCGTGCACGCCTTCGCCACCGCGGCCGGCCCATCCGGGCCCGGCCCCGAGGAGGTGGCCGCGGCCGCCGACCGGGACCGGCTCCAGGCCCAGTCCGCCGCCGAGCACCTGCCGTCGTTGCGCCGCTCGGTGTTCGTCGAGGCGGGGCTGGCCGCCGTCGTCCTGGCCGTGTCCGCGGTGCTGGTCGCCACCCCGCCGGCCCGCGCCGCGCTGGCCCAGCCCGTCGACGTCGTCCTGCCCCTGCAGGGCAGTTCCGGGGCCTCGGGCAGCGTGCAGGTCTCGGTGGATCCGGCCCGACCCGGGCCGAACGCCCTGCACGTCTACCTGTTCGACGACGCCGGCCGGCTCACCCAGCCGGCGGAGATCCGGGTGACGCTCACCGAGCGCAGCCAGGAGATCGGCCCGCTCGACGTCGACCTGGAGCCCGCCGGGCCGGGCCACTACGTCGGCGACGGGATGACCATCCCGGGCGCCGGCACCTGGACCGTCACCGTCGACGTCCGGCTCGGCGAGTTCACCGCCCTGACCGCGGCCACCGACGTCCCGGTCCGCTGACCTTCCCCGACAGCCGCCCGGCCGTCGACCACCCGATGAACAGGAGTTCCGTGTCCCTACCCCGCCCGCTCGCCCGGGTCGCCGTCCTGCTGCTGGCCACGTGCGCGGCCCTGGTGACCGCCGTGGCCGTCGCCCCGGTCGCCTCCGCGCACGTCACCGTCTCCTCCGACGACGCCACCCCCGGGGGCTACGGGAAGCTCACCTTCCGCGTGCCCAACGAGAGCGACACCGCCAGCACCGTCGCGCTGCGGATCCAGATCCCGGAGGAGGCGGCGATGGGCTCGCTGCGTGCCCAGCCGGTGCCGGGCTGGACGGTGACGACGACGACCGCCGACCTCGCCGAGCCGATCGAGGTCCACGGGCAGGAGATCAGCTCCTACGTCTCGCTCGTCGAGTACCGGGCGGACGAGGGCGCCGGTATCGCGCCGGGCCAGTTCCAGGAGTTCGCCCTCTCGGGCGGCCCCTTTCCGGACGTCCAGCGGCTGAGCTTCCCCACGGTGCAGAGTTACAGCGACGGTAACGAGTCCGCGTGGATCGAGCCGACCCTCGCCGGGCAGGCCGAGCCCCAGCGGCCGGCCCCGGTGCTGTCGCTCACCGCCGCGGACGGTGCCGAGCCGACCGCGGCGCCGGCGGGTCCGGCTGCCGACGCCCACGGAGGCGGGCACACCGACGCCCCGGGCGCCCTGGCATTGTTCCTCTCGATCCTTGCCCTGCTGGTGGCGCTCGCCGGTGTCGTCCTCGGCGTACGGGCCAACCGACGTACCGTGTCGTCGTGAGCTCCGCCGCCCGC encodes the following:
- a CDS encoding sensor histidine kinase; this translates as MYWPRSARAADAVVVAVLAVWGQASVWVTDVPAVAADRPVHALLAFVATAPLFVRRYRPLLALLLVFGAGWLHDQLGGTSGLLWFGLCLALYALGAHADRWPAIAGSVVVAVGILTYDVPRLLAGDPLDEVLPAWFILAGLVGLGRWMRHRHRETRQLQARASLTDQEMAEQAARAVSDERARIARELHDLVAHSMGVIVIQSQAGQRAMGDRPDLARSALSSIETAGRQGMAEMRRLLGLLTGGDDGTVAPQPSLQDLGDLVDRVRRAGTPVELTVTGDLAALPAGIDLAAYRIVQEALTNVLKHARPATAQVVIRAVGGVVDVEVCDDGHEDAGEPATGTGHGLVGMRERAALYGGSVQAGRLPDGGYRVRARLAVDGTPA
- a CDS encoding response regulator, producing the protein MTIRVLIVDDEELVRTGLRLILEAEPDLTVVGTAPDGGSGVAAARRFRPDVVLMDIRMPGLDGLAATRRLLGDPDGVPCKVVVLTTFDVDEHVYEALRAGASGFLLKDVPADQLVHAIRVAAAGEALLAPSVTRRLIAAFTRRAPAPTGPPPAGLADLTSREVEVLELLADGLSNAEIGRRLFVGEATVKTHVARVLAKLGVRDRVQAVIVAFRTGLVPVDRDPPG
- a CDS encoding MarR family winged helix-turn-helix transcriptional regulator: MSASLSSESLPTGEPRWLDAEEQKAWRAWLYSAQLLQHRLDRELTHRTGISHAYYEILVALSEAPERMMRMSELADRCLSSRSRLSHAVSRLEERGWVRRQVCTDDGRGQLAVLTDDGFEALEYAAPIHVEGVRRELFDRLSPEQVTAMRDFGETLLRHLDPTRVP
- a CDS encoding YceI family protein, with amino-acid sequence MTASTVQIPGYVVGTWDIDASHSTVGFSVRHMMVSKVRGYFREFSGEITTAEDPTQSRVDATINMDSIDTRQEQRDAHIKSADFFDVGNHTVMTFRSTAVKTDGADWTVEGELTLKGITKPVTLGLELNGFGPDAYGGTRAGFSAKTEISRKEFGVDIDMPMDGGGVVVGDKITVELEIEAVLRTA
- the typA gene encoding translational GTPase TypA; protein product: MPTRDDLRNVAIIAHVDHGKTTLVDALLRQAGALGRSKGEGTDNDSTQDRVMDSMDLERERGITILAKNTAIRLADENGNPVVVNIVDTPGHADFGGEVERGLSMVDGVVLLVDASEGPLPQTRFVLRKALAKGMPVILAVNKTDRGDARIAEVVDECYELFMELMEDAGMDADALEFPIVYCNGRTGQASLNRPENGTVPDSADLGPLVKTLLETVPAPTYDAEEPLRAQVTNLDASPFLGRLALLRVHSGEMKRGQQVAWCKVDGTIKNVKITELLVTEGLTRTPAESAGPGDLVAIAGIEDIMIGDTLADPNDPRPLPPLTVDEPSISITIGINTSPISGKSGKKLTARLIKNRLDQELVGNVSVRMLPTDRPDTWEMQGRGELALAILVEQLRREEFELTVGRPTVVTKTIDGTLHEPVERVTIDVPGEYVGTLTQALATRRARLENLVHHDTGWARMEYIVPSRGLIGFRTEFLTETRGTGVLNHNLEGYEPWLGDMRARPTGSLVADRQGVATTYSMFSLQERGSLMVQPGTEVYEGMIVGENSRPDDMDVNITKEKKLTNMRKSTSEELERLIPPRILNLEQALEFCAEDECVEVTPATVRIRKVVLDQTERGKAKNRKPKPV
- a CDS encoding DUF5994 family protein, with the protein product MATTTVPVSEGFRGGIDVRVSLRADAGSGGSAFDGAWFPRSRDLAVELPELVAALERRGVRVERFTYALEAWAPAPRKLEVLGRTVRAGGFRSMDAQVVCLTWAGGNRRADLLVVPPETDVLTGARALRLCTRRGLPPSPQMVLAAARSTPLPQVPEYPRAG
- a CDS encoding sulfite exporter TauE/SafE family protein; protein product: MKTLILLALAGLGAQLVDGSLGMAYGVTSTTLLLAIGTNPAAASATIHLAEIGTTLASGLSHWKFGNVDWKVVAKVGLPGAVGAFAGAHFLSALSTAAAAPVMSLILVSLGAYILVRFTLRGIDRRNIGKPIRKRFLGPLGLVAGFVDATGGGGWGPVGTPALLASGRMEPRKVIGSIDTSEFLVALAASLGFLLALGSQGIDPLWVAGLLAGGLVAAPIAAWLVRHIPPRLLGSLVGGMIVLTNVRTLLRSEWVDAEDAVSWAIYAVLAAVWVAAVVHSYREYRKDRAVESADAVAEPNVDAPAHAGEEPVGAGRPSAPRD
- a CDS encoding sigma-70 family RNA polymerase sigma factor — translated: MDDLARLAADAAEGDPLAAAALVRATQSDVWRLCATLGDRDAADDLTQETYLRAFGSLHRFEARSSVRTWLLTIARRVCADALRTRRRRRLTLVREAADLELLAPESGGDAVAEGAAVTDLLGRLEPDRREAFALTQLLGLSYAEAAEVAGCPVGTIRSRVARARADLVSSLGGVNGSTPGRDVAQS
- a CDS encoding zf-HC2 domain-containing protein, encoding MSCLTCREALSARLDGEPLGIPARELDAHLAACPGCSAWAGHAERVTRRARLAPAPPVPDLTATVLAALPRELPGARAAARARLADTALRLVLLAVGVAQAALAWPVLVSGAGAMSAPVHMARESGAWNLAVAAAFLAVAAAPWLAAGALPFLGTFVALLLPVTVADLRAGHVHADRAGAHLLLLAGVALVATLAWRGRQRRGLRSVADRPVAA
- a CDS encoding copper resistance protein CopC, with product MRRAAVLLVLLVAGWLAVGVGVAGPAAAHATLISTDPGEGARLGEAPEEVTLRFTEGISLGAGYARVLGADQQRVDAATATVEGEVLTIPLRGDLPDGGYLVTYRVISADSHPISGAFSFVVGDGELLTAGAGEEMSGTDPLVALLLPVARWVGYAGLALALGVPVLLATCWPGGWRSALLARMAGGGAVAVALAALATFLLQGPYAAGAGLGAAVDPALLGATVRSGAGWAALARVALALALLVALRSVWRRGGPGSPARLAVPGVLAGGLVLATAAVGHPVAGPWPVLAVLVAAVHVGAMSVWLGGLAALLATALRPGTGPTDPAAVLPAFSRLAFGSVVALVVSGVVQSVREVGSPTALVETTYGQLLAGKILLVVLLLAAAGVSRVWVQQRLGIRRARRGRTVAVHAFATAAGPSGPGPEEVAAAADRDRLQAQSAAEHLPSLRRSVFVEAGLAAVVLAVSAVLVATPPARAALAQPVDVVLPLQGSSGASGSVQVSVDPARPGPNALHVYLFDDAGRLTQPAEIRVTLTERSQEIGPLDVDLEPAGPGHYVGDGMTIPGAGTWTVTVDVRLGEFTALTAATDVPVR
- a CDS encoding YcnI family protein, with amino-acid sequence MSLPRPLARVAVLLLATCAALVTAVAVAPVASAHVTVSSDDATPGGYGKLTFRVPNESDTASTVALRIQIPEEAAMGSLRAQPVPGWTVTTTTADLAEPIEVHGQEISSYVSLVEYRADEGAGIAPGQFQEFALSGGPFPDVQRLSFPTVQSYSDGNESAWIEPTLAGQAEPQRPAPVLSLTAADGAEPTAAPAGPAADAHGGGHTDAPGALALFLSILALLVALAGVVLGVRANRRTVSS